A section of the Thauera chlorobenzoica genome encodes:
- a CDS encoding type II toxin-antitoxin system RelE/ParE family toxin, with protein sequence MIKSFEHKGLKAFFETGSKAGILPHHAARLARQLARLDLSHRPEDMNVPGWRLHPLEGRLAGHYAVTVNGNWRMTFRFEGEDTVLVDYQDYHSEGAK encoded by the coding sequence ATGATCAAGAGCTTTGAGCACAAGGGACTGAAGGCCTTCTTCGAGACCGGCAGCAAGGCGGGAATCCTGCCGCATCACGCGGCCCGGCTCGCGCGGCAACTCGCCAGGCTCGATCTGTCGCATCGGCCCGAGGACATGAACGTACCCGGCTGGCGCCTACACCCCCTGGAGGGAAGGCTTGCCGGTCACTACGCCGTCACCGTCAATGGCAACTGGCGCATGACGTTTCGGTTCGAGGGCGAAGATACCGTCCTCGTGGACTATCAGGACTACCACTCAGAGGGAGCGAAATGA